The proteins below come from a single Corylus avellana chromosome ca3, CavTom2PMs-1.0 genomic window:
- the LOC132176428 gene encoding uncharacterized protein LOC132176428, giving the protein MWVDLTLEANFNNQDINNKWFRTSHPFHQCSSHQLKSAFSHSGEGITSSDLQGSTSPKIPSSVSRSRGKEYRSKKWKAENHDFASSMKHPIKVLSGKSYLVDPQCGEKIKPKSGFINLKGTSMSKSRSVCESSLTGNSIPSCSKPVSTCGDPASRLSSMGNKTCESNTSTITSQSSQQQEQSYTEVSTIPLLSDMRISLRKSCSTRQAPRVEMNNDKRLSRGRKSSSGISSVGSSSNPCYDARSSTSTSLSQRGITPDSRNVMRMTYAAKNKVKNLSVYRASTIKIEEVSCNSRRGTKINLVKSVHQEAAKPRALVPLGVNEQESSFTAAVKSKEKMRAGRFKRLAGDGKENATGRMSVSQKCSGKGIAAVAMIKDQKGTKQSVRHKGGAGLVGSQGKVTVRCEENNKPAKVTQRGTKRIVNPRRPSFDERRAWQHTGLCTVQT; this is encoded by the exons ATGTGGGTAGATCTCACTCTAGAAGCTAACTTCAACAACCAAGACAT CAATAATAAGTGGTTCCGCACAAGCCACCC GTTCCACCAGTGTTCTTCTCACCAATTAAAATCTGCATTTTCTCATTCTGGTGAGGGTATTACATCCTCAGACTTACAGGGATCAACATCACCAAAAATTCCATCGTCAGTCTCAAGATCAAGAGGGAAAGAGTATAGGAGCAAGAAATGGAAAGCggaaaatcatgatttcgcatCAAGTATGAAGCATCCAATCAAGGTTTTAAGTGGGAAATCTTATTTGGTAGATCCACAATGTGGtgagaaaataaaacctaaatcaggctttataaatttaaaaggaaCTTCCATGTCAAAATCACGTTCTGTTTGCGAAAGTAGTCTAACCGGAAATTCCATACCGAGTTGCTCTAAACCTGTATCCACTTGTGGGGATCCTGCAAGTAGGTTGAGTTCTATGGGAAACAAGACCTGTGAAAGCAATACAAGCACCATTACATCTCAGAGCAGTCAGCAACAAGAGCAGAGTTACACAGAGGTATCCACTATTCCACTTTTGTCAGATATGAGGATTAGTCTTAGGAAAAGCTGTAGTACAAGACAAGCACCAAGGGTGGAGATGAATAATGATAAAAGGCTGTCAAGAGGCCGCAAATCATCATCTGGCATATCCAGTGTAGGGTCATCATCAAACCCTTGTTATGATGCTAGGAGCTCAACATCTACATCACTAAGTCAGAGAGGAATAACCCCAGATAGCAGAAATGTAATGAGGATGACTTATGCAGCAAAGAACAAGGTAAAAAATTTGAGTGTATACAGGGCATCAACCATTAAAATTGAAGAAGTGAGCTGCAATTCTAGAAGGGGAACTAAAATCAACCTTGTAAAGTCAGTCCACCAGGAAGCTGCAAAGCCAAGAGCTTTGGTGCCACTTGGAGTTAATGAGCAAGAGTCGTCGTTTACTGCTGCAGTAAAATCTAAGGAGAAGATGAGAGCAGGCAGGTTTAAAAGATTGGCAGGTGATGGAAAAGAGAATGCCACAGGGAGAATGAGTGTGAGTCAGAAATGCAGTGGCAAAGGCATTGCTGCTGTAGCCATGATTAAGGATCAGAAAGGGACAAAACAGAGTGTTCGACATAAGGGTGGGGCAGGATTGGTTGGTTCACAG GGAAAAGTAACCGTTCGGTGCGAAGAGAATAATAAACCT